In one Bactrocera tryoni isolate S06 chromosome 5, CSIRO_BtryS06_freeze2, whole genome shotgun sequence genomic region, the following are encoded:
- the LOC120777460 gene encoding G-protein coupled receptor Mth2-like has product MFGQISLLLFGVCLLFGNARSALSEIPNCVFEDTVNLTASTKFGNGSYLHEGLLVPAHLTGRYDYIELYDGERKRVELHVRGCVCKLKKCVRFCCHPRADMYRSSKDSQSLCAEELNEELKYSPYVNVTLHNSSRVMMHVLDEFVVQQGIPCAGGYMLMPHIYAEDQWELREDGTLYRLADAKNLSRREYCLQSIPVGDTYVLNPMNCPIIYEAPPTLMLNTLIMLISAPFLYITILVYWLIPELWNLHTKCLICYLISLAIGTTLIVMVNMRGDSYENTICAIIGFVAYYFITAGFFWLNVVCYDVWQNFCRSKGNVQHLSQRKQFMYYSLYGWGLPALMTVLTMGLQYSNLPIYLKSGIGYSHCWLKTDDWSAMIYFYGPCLLLIIFNIAIFVLTIKKIYKMRSEMHTSVESKDSRRKLRSHKNNLWLFFRLFTVMGIGWLLEIIGYMVGNNSDYTIFFQIADVYNAAQGLIIFAILVLKKKVLLLIKKRILCTKSSDATVSAESQCSEEEIALRSMTNEVPQILK; this is encoded by the exons ATGTTTGGCCAAATCTCTTTACTACTCTTTGGAGTATGCCTACTCTTTGGTAATGCACGAAGTGCGTTGTCAGAGATACCCAATTGCGTCTTTGAAGACACGGTCAACTTGACAGCCAGCACCAAATTCGGCAATGGCTCATACCTCCATGAGGGACTGTTGGTGCCGGCACATTTGACTGGCCGATATGACTATATCGAGTTGTATGATGGTGAACGTAAGCGAGTGGAGCTACACGTACGCGGTTGTGTGTGTAAACTGAAGAAGTGTGTGAGATTCTGCTGTCATCCCAGAGCGGATATGTACCGGTCAAGTAAAGACTCACAGTCGCTCTGTGCTGAAGAGCTGAATGAAGAGCTCAAATACTCACCGTACGTAAACGTTACGCTACATAACAGTAGTCGCGTCATGATGCATGTGCTGGATGAGTTTGTCGTGCAGCAGGGGATACCATGCGCAGGTGGCTATATGCTAATGCCACATATATACGCAGAGGATCAGTGGGAGTTGCGAGAG GATGGTACTTTATATCGCCTAGCTGACGCGAAGAACTTATCTAGACGTGAGTATTGCCTGCAATCGATCCCAGTTGGAGACACATATGTACTAAATCCAATGAACTGTCCCATAATCTACGAGGCACCTCCAACACTTATGCTGAATACGTTAA TTATGCTGATTTCGGCGCCATTTCTCTATATAACCATCCTAGTTTATTGGCTAATTCCGGAATTGTGGAACTTGCATACCAAGTGCCTAATTTGTTATCTGATTTCATTAGCTATTGGCACGACGTTGATTGTAATGGTCAATATGCGAGGAGATAGCTATGAAAATACTATTTGCGCTATTATTG gTTTCGTCGCCTACTATTTTATTACAGCCGGATTTTTCTGGCTCAATGTGGTATGCTACGATGTTTGGCAAAATTTCTGCCGCTCCAAAGGCAATGTACAACATTTGTCTCAACGAAAACAATTTATGTATTATTCTCTCTATGGTTGGGGATTACCAGCGCTAATGACCGTCCTCACCATGGGTTTGCAGTATTCAAATCTACCAATCTACTTAAAGTCGGGTATTGGATATTCACACTGCTGGCTAAAGA CTGACGACTGGTCCGCTATGATCTATTTCTATGGACCATGCCTGCTGCTCATAATTTTCAACATTGCCATATTCGTTTTGACCataaaaaagatatataaaaTGAGAAGTGAAATGCATACATCGGTTGAGAGCAAAGATAGCAGACGAAAATTGCGTTCGCATAAGAATAA TCTTTGGCTCTTCTTTCGCCTCTTCACTGTCATGGGTATCGGCTGGCTGTTGGAGATAATCGGGTATATGGTGGGCAATAATAGTGATTACACGATTTTCTTTCAAATCGCAGATGTCTACAATGCTGCACAGGGCCTGATCATTTTTGCCATTCTGGTGTTGAAGAAGAAAGTGCTGTTGCTCATAAAGAAAAG AATTCTGTGCACGAAGAGTTCGGACGCCACAGTTTCTGCCGAATCGCAGTGCTCTGAAGAAGAGATAGCCTTGCGAAGTATGACAAACGAAGTTCCACAGATTTTGAAATAA